Proteins encoded in a region of the Vibrio sp. CB1-14 genome:
- a CDS encoding protein phosphatase CheZ, protein MISLEQAKQLVDLLEQGKQQEADELVMMIQGGSERKVLQEVGALTRDLHDALTEFSYDTRLNEIATDEIPEARDRLEYVINKTEVSANTTMDAVERCLPMADSLHECLTQVRPQWNELMHGRLELQQFKDLCHRIDDLLSQVEGDSTELRTQLTNILMAQDFQDLTGQIIRRVITLVSEVETRLVEILKVFSDEQQPITTKPKQATSGVEGPIINPHERDDAVASQDEVDDLLSSLGF, encoded by the coding sequence ATGATTTCATTGGAACAAGCTAAGCAACTTGTTGATTTGTTAGAACAAGGCAAGCAACAAGAAGCGGACGAGCTGGTCATGATGATTCAAGGTGGCAGTGAGCGCAAAGTGCTTCAAGAAGTTGGTGCGCTAACCCGTGACCTACACGATGCACTGACGGAATTCAGTTACGATACTCGTCTTAACGAGATTGCTACTGACGAAATCCCAGAAGCGCGCGATCGTCTTGAATACGTCATCAATAAGACCGAAGTCTCAGCGAATACAACCATGGATGCGGTGGAACGCTGTTTGCCAATGGCGGACAGTTTACATGAGTGTTTAACTCAGGTACGCCCTCAGTGGAACGAGCTAATGCATGGCAGGCTCGAGCTACAGCAGTTTAAAGACCTGTGTCATCGCATTGATGACTTACTCAGTCAGGTGGAAGGGGACAGTACCGAATTGCGTACTCAACTGACCAATATCCTTATGGCACAGGACTTTCAAGACCTTACTGGACAGATCATCCGACGCGTCATCACGTTAGTGAGTGAAGTGGAAACGCGCTTGGTAGAAATCTTGAAAGTGTTCAGTGACGAACAACAACCAATAACAACAAAACCAAAGCAAGCGACCTCTGGCGTTGAAGGACCAATCATAAATCCTCATGAGCGTGACGATGCTGTTGCTTCGCAAGACGAAGTTGATGACTTACTGTCAAGTCTTGGGTTTTAG
- the flhA gene encoding flagellar biosynthesis protein FlhA, translated as MKLTLPFADKLPNIPRRALPAIGAPVMVLAALAMIVLPIPAILLDLFFTFNIALAMVVLLVSVYTRRPLDFAAFPTVLLIATLLRLALNVASTRVVLLYGHEGGSAAGNVIEAFGNVVIGGNYAVGLVVFMILMIINFMVVTKGAGRISEVSARFTLDALPGKQMAIDADLNAGLIDQDQARLRRFEVTKEADFYGSMDGASKFVKGDAIAGILILFLNIVGGLSIGMMQHSLGFTEALQIYTLLTIGDGLVAQIPSLLLSIAAAIMVTRQNTDEDMGEQVVFQLFDNPKALTITAGILGVMGIVPGMPHFAFLLLAALAGGGAYWMHRKQQAKADEKNLPAEVGANSNDPAAPPKELSWDDVQPVDVIGLEVGYRLIPLVDRDQGGELLERVKGVRKKLSQDFGFLIPAVHIRDNLELTPNSYRITLMGVAVGEAEIRPDQELAINPGQVYGLIDGEQTIDPAFGLEAVWIQEAQREHAQALGYTVVDSSTVLATHLSQLLTNNAAQLLGHEEVQNLLEVLGRSAPKLVEDFVPEQLPLGTVVKVLQNLLHEAIPIRDIRTIVQTLAEYSGKSQEPDVLTAAVRISLKRLIVQEINGIEPELPVITLIPELEQILHQTMQASGGESAGIEPGLAERLQASLTQATQEQELKGEAAVLLTSGVLRSTLAKFVKNTIPNLRVLSYQEIPDEKQIRIVQAVGN; from the coding sequence ATGAAATTGACGTTACCTTTTGCCGATAAGTTGCCGAACATTCCGCGTCGAGCGCTACCTGCTATCGGTGCACCGGTTATGGTGCTTGCCGCGCTTGCGATGATTGTATTGCCGATCCCGGCAATTCTGCTCGACTTGTTCTTCACCTTTAATATCGCATTGGCCATGGTGGTCTTGCTGGTATCGGTCTATACCCGTCGTCCTCTTGATTTTGCCGCATTCCCAACCGTACTGCTGATTGCTACTTTGTTGCGTTTAGCGCTAAACGTGGCGTCTACTCGTGTGGTTTTACTCTATGGTCATGAAGGGGGCAGCGCTGCCGGTAACGTAATTGAAGCGTTTGGTAACGTGGTTATCGGTGGTAACTACGCCGTGGGTCTCGTGGTGTTTATGATTTTGATGATCATTAACTTCATGGTGGTTACCAAAGGTGCGGGACGTATTTCCGAGGTAAGTGCTCGCTTTACCCTCGATGCCCTACCTGGTAAACAGATGGCGATTGATGCTGACCTTAACGCTGGTCTCATTGACCAAGACCAAGCACGCCTGCGCCGTTTCGAAGTGACCAAAGAGGCTGACTTCTACGGCTCGATGGATGGTGCATCCAAATTTGTTAAGGGCGATGCCATTGCAGGTATCTTGATCCTGTTTCTCAACATCGTTGGGGGTCTCAGCATTGGTATGATGCAGCACTCGCTCGGCTTTACCGAAGCCCTGCAAATCTACACGTTGCTGACCATTGGTGATGGTTTGGTTGCTCAAATCCCATCGCTACTACTTTCCATTGCTGCCGCCATCATGGTGACCCGTCAAAATACTGACGAAGACATGGGGGAGCAGGTTGTATTCCAGCTTTTTGATAACCCGAAAGCATTGACTATCACCGCCGGTATTTTGGGTGTGATGGGTATTGTGCCGGGTATGCCACACTTTGCGTTTCTACTTTTGGCTGCGTTGGCTGGTGGTGGCGCCTATTGGATGCACCGTAAACAGCAAGCTAAAGCGGATGAGAAGAACCTACCGGCGGAGGTGGGTGCCAACAGCAATGACCCGGCTGCGCCGCCAAAAGAGCTCTCTTGGGATGACGTTCAGCCCGTTGATGTGATTGGTCTTGAAGTGGGCTATCGTTTAATTCCACTAGTAGACAGAGACCAAGGTGGTGAATTGCTTGAACGTGTGAAGGGTGTTCGTAAAAAGCTTTCCCAAGACTTTGGTTTTCTCATTCCTGCGGTGCATATTCGCGATAACTTAGAGCTGACGCCTAACTCTTATCGCATTACCTTGATGGGGGTCGCTGTGGGAGAAGCCGAAATTCGTCCCGATCAGGAGCTCGCGATTAACCCTGGACAAGTTTATGGCCTGATTGATGGTGAGCAAACCATTGACCCTGCATTTGGGCTAGAAGCGGTGTGGATTCAAGAAGCGCAGCGAGAACACGCCCAGGCGCTTGGTTATACCGTCGTAGACTCATCCACAGTGCTTGCCACTCATTTGAGTCAGCTCTTGACCAACAACGCCGCTCAGCTATTAGGGCACGAAGAAGTGCAGAACCTTCTGGAAGTGCTTGGTCGCAGCGCTCCGAAGTTGGTGGAAGATTTTGTCCCAGAGCAATTGCCGCTGGGTACTGTGGTCAAGGTTCTACAGAACTTGCTGCATGAGGCGATTCCTATCCGTGATATCCGTACTATCGTCCAAACTTTGGCGGAATACTCCGGCAAGAGTCAAGAACCTGACGTATTGACGGCAGCGGTTCGTATCTCGCTGAAACGCCTGATTGTTCAGGAAATCAACGGCATAGAGCCAGAGCTTCCAGTGATTACCCTGATACCTGAGCTGGAACAAATTTTGCATCAAACTATGCAAGCGTCTGGCGGTGAATCCGCAGGCATTGAACCTGGATTAGCCGAAAGACTTCAAGCTTCGCTAACACAAGCGACTCAAGAGCAAGAGCTAAAAGGAGAGGCAGCTGTGCTGCTAACATCGGGTGTATTGCGTTCGACGCTCGCTAAATTCGTGAAAAATACCATTCCGAACTTGCGAGTCTTGTCTTACCAAGAAATCCCTGATGAGAAACAGATTAGAATCGTGCAGGCAGTAGGTAATTAA
- a CDS encoding MinD/ParA family protein produces the protein MTNNMIHDQASGLRRLTKPTLTKVISVTGGKGGVGKSNVTLGLAICMARQGKKVMVLDADLGLANVDVMLGIRPKKNLGHVLAGECDLKDAIVEGSHGIKIIPATSGTQSMTELSHAQHMGLIRAFGSLEEEMDVLLVDTAAGISDMVVSFSRAAQDVVVVVCDEPTSITDAYALIKLLSREHQVQRFKVVANMVRSYREGRELFTKLTLVTERFLNVSLELVACIPLDDKVRQAVKRQKIVVDAFPRSPAALAMSSLANKALTWPIPKVPSGHLEFFVERLLNRPEVLEEPFGE, from the coding sequence ATGACAAATAACATGATACATGATCAGGCCAGTGGCCTAAGACGTTTGACTAAACCAACTTTAACTAAAGTTATCTCTGTCACCGGCGGCAAAGGCGGCGTAGGTAAATCTAACGTAACGCTTGGTTTGGCCATTTGCATGGCGCGCCAAGGCAAGAAAGTGATGGTACTTGATGCCGACTTAGGTCTTGCTAATGTCGATGTCATGCTGGGCATCCGACCTAAGAAAAATCTGGGTCATGTTCTGGCGGGCGAATGCGATTTAAAAGACGCTATCGTTGAAGGCTCACACGGCATCAAAATCATTCCAGCGACGTCGGGTACCCAAAGCATGACGGAACTGAGTCATGCGCAGCACATGGGACTTATCCGTGCATTTGGTAGCTTGGAAGAAGAAATGGACGTGTTGCTGGTGGATACTGCAGCAGGTATTTCTGACATGGTGGTCAGTTTCTCGCGCGCCGCGCAAGATGTCGTTGTGGTGGTCTGTGATGAACCAACGTCGATCACTGATGCCTATGCATTGATTAAATTGCTGAGCCGCGAGCACCAAGTGCAGCGTTTCAAAGTGGTGGCGAACATGGTTCGTAGCTACCGAGAAGGCCGAGAATTGTTCACAAAATTGACACTAGTCACAGAGCGATTCTTGAATGTGAGCCTGGAGTTAGTCGCCTGTATTCCATTAGATGATAAAGTGCGACAAGCGGTGAAGAGACAAAAAATTGTAGTGGATGCATTTCCACGTTCACCGGCGGCATTGGCGATGAGCTCGCTTGCCAACAAAGCGCTGACTTGGCCAATACCAAAAGTACCAAGTGGCCACTTGGAGTTTTTTGTCGAGAGACTACTCAACAGACCGGAAGTATTAGAGGAACCGTTTGGTGAATAA
- the flhF gene encoding flagellar biosynthesis protein FlhF yields the protein MKIKRFFARDMRQALLQVKEELGADAVIMSNKKVAGGVEIVAAIDGDTAQPERQMGSNALAAPSRSALPSYGRDLKEDVVNLQKSSAAPTSSALPSMTDRFANMLKNYRGNDNEQSKPKNTPPDSLSALLERQSERSKYAGDSRSVSDGYQNSDRLQYAQQNRSETAFRDRQESARPAYRSDEGYLDNARETRRSSSGRDGKFGEELEAMKEDMSSIRRLLEHQVSGLMWQEVERREPLRAMLIKRLERMGISPELSDQLACYIPEDTPPQKAWKALLSLVSDQIVVSKQDILRKGGIVALLGPTGVGKTTTVAKLAARAAMEYGSDNVALVTTDTYRIGAHEQLSIYGRIMGCPVRVAKDSEELADVLYQLRNRRLVLIDTAGMGQRDVRLSEQLDTLMQESGEVIHSYLVLPATAQRQVLQETLDHFRRIPLSGCIMTKLDESLSLGEFISVVVQNALPVTYIANGQRVPEDIVIAQPKYMVAKANELLEKSTENEPHFWNSDMEGV from the coding sequence TTGAAAATTAAACGATTTTTCGCCAGAGACATGAGGCAAGCTCTGCTCCAAGTTAAAGAAGAACTTGGCGCCGATGCTGTGATCATGTCGAATAAAAAAGTGGCGGGCGGCGTAGAAATCGTGGCTGCTATTGATGGCGATACTGCGCAGCCAGAGCGTCAAATGGGCAGCAATGCTCTAGCGGCGCCATCGCGTTCGGCTTTGCCGAGCTATGGTCGCGACCTCAAAGAGGATGTGGTGAACTTGCAAAAGAGCAGCGCCGCACCGACCAGTAGCGCACTACCATCGATGACCGATCGTTTCGCGAATATGCTAAAAAACTATCGCGGCAACGACAACGAGCAAAGCAAGCCGAAGAATACACCACCAGATTCACTCTCAGCATTACTTGAACGTCAGTCGGAGCGCAGTAAGTATGCCGGCGATTCTCGTTCAGTGAGTGATGGCTATCAAAACAGCGACCGCTTGCAGTATGCTCAGCAAAACCGTTCTGAGACGGCTTTCCGTGACCGCCAAGAAAGTGCTCGTCCCGCTTACCGCTCTGACGAAGGCTATTTAGATAATGCTCGTGAGACACGCAGATCAAGTAGTGGCCGCGATGGTAAGTTTGGTGAAGAGCTCGAAGCGATGAAAGAGGATATGTCCTCGATCCGTCGTTTGCTCGAACATCAAGTTTCCGGATTAATGTGGCAAGAAGTTGAGCGCCGTGAGCCGCTGCGTGCCATGTTGATTAAACGCCTTGAGCGCATGGGGATCTCCCCTGAGCTTTCTGACCAGCTTGCTTGCTATATTCCAGAAGACACACCGCCACAAAAAGCGTGGAAAGCGTTGCTGTCTTTGGTTTCCGATCAGATTGTTGTTAGTAAGCAAGATATTCTACGCAAAGGTGGCATCGTTGCGCTGCTCGGTCCTACAGGTGTCGGTAAAACCACGACTGTGGCAAAACTCGCTGCGCGTGCGGCGATGGAGTATGGCTCAGACAATGTCGCCTTGGTGACTACAGACACTTATCGTATCGGTGCTCATGAACAGCTGTCGATTTATGGCCGCATTATGGGTTGCCCGGTAAGAGTCGCTAAAGATTCTGAAGAATTGGCCGATGTACTCTATCAGTTGAGAAATCGACGTTTGGTGTTGATAGATACCGCCGGTATGGGTCAGCGCGATGTGCGTTTGTCCGAACAGTTAGACACTCTGATGCAAGAGAGTGGCGAAGTGATTCACAGTTACCTTGTTTTGCCTGCTACAGCGCAGCGACAAGTACTGCAAGAGACACTGGATCACTTTAGACGCATTCCGCTATCTGGTTGTATTATGACCAAGCTGGATGAGTCATTGAGTTTGGGTGAGTTTATTAGTGTCGTTGTCCAAAATGCACTACCGGTGACCTACATTGCGAATGGTCAGCGAGTACCGGAAGACATCGTGATCGCGCAGCCAAAATACATGGTCGCGAAAGCCAACGAATTATTAGAGAAGTCGACAGAGAATGAACCTCACTTCTGGAACAGTGATATGGAGGGGGTTTAG
- a CDS encoding RNA polymerase sigma factor FliA yields MNKALTYDQHANLSGQQAFLEKYSVLVKRIAHHLIGRLPPNVLVEDLIQAGMIGLIEAQKNYDGSKGASFETYAGIRIRGAMLDDIRRGDWVPRSVHKHSRDISQAISVLEVELNRDPTDTEVANHLGMSLEQYHKALSDINCSKLVGIEDLGISEDSVSVADEEVNSPFQGVADDAFREALIESIKSLPEREALTLSLYYDEELNLKEIGEVLGVSESRVSQILSQSMQRLRTKLSAWTDNN; encoded by the coding sequence GTGAATAAAGCTTTGACCTATGACCAGCATGCCAATTTGAGTGGTCAGCAAGCTTTCTTGGAGAAATACTCAGTATTGGTGAAACGAATCGCTCACCATTTAATTGGGCGTTTACCACCTAACGTGTTGGTAGAAGACTTGATTCAGGCCGGAATGATCGGCTTGATTGAAGCACAAAAAAATTATGATGGTAGCAAAGGTGCAAGCTTTGAGACCTACGCTGGCATTCGCATTCGAGGAGCGATGCTAGACGATATTCGTCGAGGTGACTGGGTGCCGCGTTCGGTACACAAGCACAGTCGTGATATTTCGCAGGCGATTTCGGTATTGGAGGTGGAGCTTAATCGTGACCCGACCGATACGGAAGTCGCCAACCATTTAGGAATGAGCCTAGAACAATATCACAAGGCATTGTCAGATATTAACTGCTCAAAACTTGTTGGTATTGAAGATCTTGGCATATCCGAAGACTCTGTATCTGTTGCAGATGAAGAAGTTAACTCGCCTTTTCAGGGTGTCGCGGATGATGCATTTCGCGAAGCGTTAATAGAATCAATAAAATCGCTCCCAGAGCGTGAAGCGTTGACGTTATCCCTGTATTATGATGAAGAGTTAAATTTGAAGGAGATAGGTGAGGTATTGGGCGTCAGCGAATCGCGCGTTAGCCAAATACTAAGTCAATCCATGCAGCGTCTTCGCACCAAGCTAAGCGCTTGGACCGATAATAATTAA
- a CDS encoding chemotaxis protein CheA produces the protein MSYELDEEILQDFLVEAGEILELLSEQLVELENNPEDKDLLNAIFRGFHTVKGGAGFLALTELVDTCHGAENVFDILRNGQRSVNASLMDTMLKALDTVNVQFQSVQNMEQIDPADPTLLEELHRLSSPESADEAAAPPPPPPVVDVVPESVPEVVSEAPAAEISASGSIDDITQDEFERLLDELHGKGCSPTKSTAKPTMTVVETPASASAPSNLPSSDITDDEFEKLLDELHGVGKGPSAADGVQPAPVAPSKPAPTPAASSANDGGDLMTDEEFEKLLDELHGVGKGPSPDELDAATKPASMNEAPADTKPVEPAAPVAEPVAATTVAPVSVGNSEKSLPAEKKATAVAPKKPQAEASVRVDTSTLDTIMNMVGELVLVRNRLVSLGLNSNDEEMSKAVSNLDVVTADLQGAVMKTRMQPIKKVFGRFPRVVRDLARSLNKDIVLEMQGEDTDLDKNLVEALADPLIHLVRNSVDHGIEMPDVRESTGKSRTGKITLSASQEGDHIELAIIDDGGGMDPDKLRAIAVKRGMMDEDAASRLTDKECFNLIFMPGFSSKEKISDISGRGVGMDVVKTAINTLNGSIDIDSELGKGTKITIKVPLTLAILPTLMVGVGKNPFALPLASVNEIFHLDLSRTNVVDGQLTIIVRDKSIPLFYLQDWLAPHAGRAQQRTGHGHVVIVQIGSQRVGFVVDTLIGQEEVVIKPLDSLLQGTPGMAGATITSDGHIALILDVPDLLKQYAAASRI, from the coding sequence ATGAGCTACGAATTAGATGAAGAGATCCTTCAGGACTTCCTAGTGGAAGCGGGGGAGATCCTAGAGTTACTTTCTGAGCAACTTGTTGAGCTAGAAAATAACCCGGAAGATAAAGATCTGCTCAACGCGATCTTTAGAGGCTTTCATACCGTGAAAGGTGGTGCCGGATTCTTGGCGTTGACCGAACTGGTTGATACCTGCCATGGCGCAGAAAACGTGTTCGATATATTACGTAACGGACAGCGTTCGGTGAATGCTAGCTTAATGGATACCATGTTAAAAGCGCTGGATACGGTAAACGTTCAGTTCCAGTCAGTTCAAAATATGGAGCAGATTGATCCTGCCGATCCTACTCTGCTTGAAGAGCTTCATCGTTTAAGTAGCCCAGAATCTGCTGACGAAGCTGCAGCCCCACCTCCACCGCCGCCAGTCGTCGACGTTGTTCCAGAATCCGTTCCTGAGGTAGTGTCAGAAGCGCCAGCTGCGGAGATCTCCGCGAGTGGTTCGATTGATGATATTACTCAAGACGAATTTGAACGTTTATTGGATGAGCTTCACGGTAAAGGTTGCAGTCCAACGAAATCAACCGCTAAACCGACCATGACAGTGGTTGAAACGCCAGCTTCCGCGTCAGCGCCGAGCAATCTTCCTTCATCGGATATAACCGACGACGAGTTCGAAAAGCTTCTAGATGAGCTTCATGGTGTTGGTAAAGGCCCATCTGCAGCGGATGGTGTTCAGCCAGCGCCAGTTGCTCCGTCTAAACCAGCGCCAACCCCCGCTGCTAGCTCTGCGAATGATGGCGGCGATTTGATGACAGACGAAGAGTTCGAAAAGTTGTTAGATGAACTGCATGGTGTAGGTAAAGGTCCCTCTCCTGATGAGCTAGATGCTGCGACTAAGCCTGCTTCAATGAACGAAGCACCTGCTGACACTAAGCCAGTTGAACCTGCAGCACCTGTCGCAGAGCCTGTTGCTGCAACAACTGTTGCACCTGTCAGCGTAGGTAACAGTGAAAAATCACTACCGGCTGAGAAAAAAGCGACAGCGGTTGCGCCTAAGAAACCACAAGCAGAAGCAAGTGTACGCGTTGATACGTCAACACTAGATACCATTATGAACATGGTAGGCGAATTGGTATTGGTTCGTAATCGTTTGGTGAGCTTAGGTCTTAACAGCAACGATGAAGAGATGTCGAAAGCGGTCTCGAATCTCGATGTTGTTACCGCAGATTTGCAAGGTGCGGTAATGAAAACCCGCATGCAACCGATTAAAAAGGTGTTTGGCCGTTTCCCTCGCGTGGTTCGCGATTTAGCACGTAGCCTAAACAAAGACATCGTACTTGAGATGCAAGGCGAAGATACCGATCTGGATAAAAACCTAGTCGAAGCACTCGCGGATCCATTGATCCACTTGGTGCGCAACTCGGTTGACCATGGCATTGAAATGCCAGACGTCCGTGAATCTACTGGCAAGTCCCGTACCGGTAAAATTACCTTATCAGCATCGCAAGAAGGCGACCATATTGAGCTCGCAATCATCGATGATGGTGGCGGTATGGATCCTGATAAACTGCGTGCCATTGCGGTGAAACGCGGAATGATGGATGAAGATGCTGCGTCTCGCTTGACGGATAAAGAGTGCTTTAACCTTATCTTTATGCCGGGTTTCTCAAGCAAAGAGAAGATTTCTGATATCTCTGGCCGTGGTGTAGGAATGGACGTGGTGAAAACCGCCATCAACACTCTAAACGGTTCAATCGATATCGATTCAGAGCTTGGTAAAGGTACCAAGATCACTATTAAAGTCCCACTGACTTTAGCGATCTTACCGACCTTGATGGTGGGTGTTGGTAAAAACCCATTTGCACTGCCACTTGCAAGTGTGAATGAGATTTTCCACTTGGATCTAAGCCGCACAAATGTGGTTGATGGTCAGTTGACGATTATCGTTCGTGATAAGTCTATCCCGCTATTCTATTTGCAGGACTGGCTAGCACCACACGCGGGTCGCGCTCAGCAGCGCACCGGCCATGGTCACGTCGTGATTGTTCAAATTGGTAGTCAGCGTGTTGGCTTTGTTGTTGATACCTTGATTGGTCAAGAGGAAGTGGTGATCAAGCCGCTCGATAGCTTGCTACAAGGTACTCCAGGTATGGCTGGTGCAACGATCACCAGTGACGGTCATATTGCGCTTATTCTTGACGTGCCGGACTTGCTTAAACAGTACGCTGCAGCATCGCGTATCTGA
- the fliR gene encoding flagellar biosynthetic protein FliR gives MEYPASDVLDWLTNFFWPYVRISAMLMVMSVTGANFVSPRIRLFLGLALTLAVSPSIPAIPQTIELLSFQGFLTVAEQILIGTAMGMVTVFMVQTFVMLGQILGMQSSLGFASMVDPANGQNTPVLGQLFLFLTTMFFLATDGHLKMIQLVVMSFKTLPVGSGHLSSADFREMAGWLGIMFQTALSMALAGIIALLTVNLSFGVMTRAAPQLNIFSLGFAFALLIGLMICWYIMAGLYSHYQLYWLQVEGQVCRLIDLAC, from the coding sequence ATGGAATACCCAGCGAGTGACGTCCTTGATTGGCTAACCAACTTCTTTTGGCCTTATGTGCGTATTTCCGCCATGTTGATGGTGATGTCCGTTACTGGGGCGAACTTTGTATCACCTCGCATTCGATTGTTCTTAGGGCTTGCGCTGACGCTGGCGGTGTCACCTTCGATACCAGCCATTCCTCAAACCATTGAGTTGTTGTCGTTTCAAGGTTTCCTCACTGTTGCTGAGCAAATACTTATCGGTACTGCGATGGGCATGGTGACGGTATTTATGGTGCAGACCTTTGTTATGCTCGGCCAGATATTAGGTATGCAATCGAGCCTAGGTTTTGCTTCTATGGTTGACCCTGCGAACGGTCAAAATACGCCGGTGTTAGGTCAGCTATTTCTATTTCTCACTACCATGTTTTTCCTTGCGACCGATGGCCATCTTAAGATGATTCAACTGGTGGTGATGAGTTTTAAGACCTTGCCAGTGGGCTCGGGACATCTGTCCAGCGCGGATTTTCGCGAAATGGCTGGGTGGCTAGGCATCATGTTTCAGACCGCATTGAGTATGGCGCTGGCCGGTATTATCGCGCTTTTAACGGTCAACCTGTCTTTTGGTGTTATGACTCGTGCAGCGCCACAACTTAACATCTTCTCGCTCGGTTTTGCGTTTGCGCTACTTATCGGTTTGATGATCTGTTGGTACATTATGGCGGGGCTGTATAGTCACTATCAGCTCTATTGGTTACAAGTAGAAGGTCAGGTGTGTCGCTTGATCGATCTCGCGTGCTAG
- the flhB gene encoding flagellar biosynthesis protein FlhB, which produces MAESDGQERTEDATPQRLKQAREKGQVARSKELASVSVLIVGSLSLMMFGEGLARALFSSMSRLFTLTREEIYDSTKLFDVVLGALSSLLLPLTLILVVLFVAALVGAAGVGGISFSAEAAMPKLSKMNPLSGVKRMLGMQSWVELIKSILKVALVAGMAFYLVNASRADLFQLSMEVYPQNIFHALDILLNFILLISTTLLIVVAIDIPFQIWQHANQLKMTKQEVKDEYKDTEGKPEVKGRIRMLQREAAQRRMMAEVPQADVIVTNPEHFSVALRYKQGQDKAPIVVAKGVDHMALKIREVAREHNIYVIPSPPLARSLYHTTELEQEIPDGLFAAVAQILAYVYQLKQYRKKGGQRPKLQNEQVTIPKDMRY; this is translated from the coding sequence ATGGCAGAATCCGACGGCCAAGAACGTACCGAAGACGCCACCCCCCAGCGGCTTAAACAAGCTCGCGAAAAGGGACAGGTGGCGCGATCCAAAGAACTAGCATCGGTGTCCGTACTGATTGTTGGCTCGCTGTCACTGATGATGTTTGGCGAAGGGTTAGCGCGCGCATTGTTTAGTTCAATGTCGCGGTTATTCACCTTAACCCGAGAAGAAATCTACGACTCCACCAAACTCTTTGATGTTGTGCTCGGTGCACTGTCGAGCTTGCTGCTACCACTGACACTTATCTTGGTTGTGTTGTTCGTTGCTGCGCTTGTCGGCGCCGCGGGCGTCGGGGGCATTAGTTTTTCGGCGGAAGCAGCGATGCCAAAGCTGTCGAAAATGAACCCACTTAGCGGTGTGAAGCGAATGCTTGGGATGCAAAGTTGGGTGGAGCTTATCAAGTCGATTTTAAAAGTCGCGCTCGTTGCCGGGATGGCGTTTTATTTGGTTAACGCCTCGCGAGCGGACTTATTCCAGCTCAGTATGGAGGTCTATCCCCAGAACATCTTCCACGCGCTGGATATCTTGCTTAACTTTATTTTGCTGATAAGTACGACGTTGCTCATTGTGGTAGCGATAGATATCCCGTTTCAGATCTGGCAGCACGCCAACCAACTGAAAATGACCAAGCAAGAAGTGAAAGACGAATACAAAGATACCGAGGGTAAACCTGAGGTGAAAGGGCGTATTCGTATGTTGCAACGGGAAGCCGCTCAACGGCGCATGATGGCAGAAGTACCTCAAGCTGATGTGATTGTGACTAACCCTGAGCACTTTTCCGTAGCGCTTCGCTATAAACAAGGCCAAGACAAAGCGCCAATTGTGGTCGCAAAAGGTGTGGATCACATGGCGCTGAAGATCCGTGAAGTGGCGAGAGAGCACAATATTTATGTTATCCCGTCACCGCCATTAGCTCGCTCGCTTTATCACACCACAGAGCTGGAACAAGAAATCCCTGATGGACTGTTTGCTGCGGTGGCGCAAATTCTCGCTTATGTGTATCAGCTTAAGCAGTATCGCAAAAAGGGTGGACAGCGGCCTAAGCTGCAAAATGAGCAGGTCACTATCCCGAAAGATATGCGTTACTAA
- the cheY gene encoding chemotaxis response regulator CheY → MKILIVDDFSTMRRIVKNLLRDLGFSNTLEADDGLTALPMLKKGDFDFVVTDWNMPGMQGIDLLRHIRADEELKHLPVLMITAEAKREQIIEAAQAGVNGYIVKPFTAATLKEKLDKIFERL, encoded by the coding sequence ATGAAAATCTTGATTGTTGACGATTTTTCAACAATGCGTCGTATCGTTAAAAACCTTTTGCGCGACTTGGGTTTTAGCAACACGCTAGAAGCCGACGATGGTTTGACGGCTTTGCCAATGCTCAAGAAAGGCGATTTCGACTTTGTGGTGACTGACTGGAACATGCCTGGCATGCAAGGTATTGATCTGCTTCGCCATATTCGTGCGGACGAAGAGCTGAAGCATTTGCCTGTTCTTATGATCACTGCAGAAGCTAAGCGTGAACAAATTATTGAAGCGGCGCAAGCAGGTGTAAACGGCTATATCGTTAAGCCTTTCACTGCGGCAACACTAAAAGAAAAACTAGATAAAATCTTTGAGCGTTTATAA